The following are from one region of the Natronosporangium hydrolyticum genome:
- a CDS encoding GNAT family N-acetyltransferase yields MQQITFRPLRADEFPLRFHDYRNPPTSGVGRRSRTFDEEVAAGGYRPEWCWVALRGDELVARVAFWAPPDAPLPWSVDLFDPGNGPDRVEVGAALLRAAYQQLVPADYRTPPQPDGGRPDYHLFLPADWRDHPAAYAEATDRIAAAEQAGLTHFVERLNLRWEPTDGLPPRSTRLRFVPIPDDGPLVDALARVSDGALDAYARQDLARLGDPVVAAEYTIADLAEMPGGRGWWRLAYDTEGALVGLVLPTRNPSSATIGYLGVVPEQRGRGYSDDLVAEALHIFAAAGEPVVNDATDVGNAPMAAAFDRVGYRVVGRRIIMI; encoded by the coding sequence TTGCAGCAGATCACGTTCCGCCCGTTGCGGGCGGACGAATTCCCCCTTCGTTTCCATGACTATCGCAACCCGCCCACCTCCGGGGTGGGCCGGCGCAGCCGTACCTTCGACGAGGAGGTCGCCGCCGGCGGCTACCGTCCGGAGTGGTGCTGGGTGGCGCTACGCGGTGACGAGCTGGTCGCCCGGGTCGCCTTCTGGGCACCGCCGGACGCACCGCTGCCGTGGTCGGTCGATCTTTTCGATCCCGGCAACGGTCCGGATCGGGTCGAGGTCGGGGCGGCGTTGCTTCGCGCCGCGTACCAGCAGCTGGTCCCGGCCGATTACCGCACCCCGCCGCAGCCGGACGGTGGCCGCCCGGACTACCACCTGTTCCTACCGGCGGACTGGCGCGACCACCCGGCCGCGTACGCCGAGGCGACCGACCGGATCGCCGCGGCGGAGCAGGCCGGGCTGACCCACTTCGTGGAGCGGCTGAACCTGCGCTGGGAGCCCACCGATGGGCTACCGCCGAGATCCACCCGGCTGCGGTTCGTCCCCATCCCGGATGACGGGCCGCTCGTCGACGCGCTGGCCCGGGTCAGCGACGGCGCCCTCGACGCGTACGCCCGACAGGATCTGGCCCGGCTCGGCGACCCGGTCGTCGCGGCCGAGTACACGATCGCCGATCTCGCCGAGATGCCCGGCGGCCGGGGCTGGTGGCGACTCGCCTACGACACCGAGGGGGCGCTGGTCGGGCTGGTGCTGCCGACCCGCAACCCCAGCTCGGCGACGATCGGCTACCTCGGGGTGGTCCCCGAACAGCGGGGTCGCGGCTACAGCGACGATTTGGTCGCCGAGGCGCTGCACATCTTCGCTGCGGCCGGGGAGCCGGTGGTGAACGACGCCACCGACGTGGGCAACGCGCCGATGGCGGCGGCGTTCGACCGGGTCGGCTACCGGGTGGTGGGGCGCCGGATCATCATGATCTGA
- a CDS encoding S1 family peptidase, whose amino-acid sequence MRRRHLVTSIAVTATAGALVAVTLPALASTDPDRSGPELDAGPGAEAAPPGIGDEIAPELLDGLRRDLGLSEAQALERLRTEAWASQTSAALREQLGERYAGAWLNEGAEDLMIGVTDAAAADQVRAAGAEPKLVDRTEQQLASAKATLDQHSDQAAAPIAGWYVSASDNALVVLTPDWAEPAAWAFVDDSGVARGGVRVEHTDEEPRLLNDIRGGDAYFINDAARCSVGFSVAGGFVTAGHCALGGAATTGFNGVPQGEFVAASFPGVGVGGPDDWGVVAVNQDWVPQPVVNDFADGTLPVAGSDEAPVGASVCKYGSTTGVSCGIIQAKDATVNYPEGTVTGMTRTDACAEPGDSGGAWLSGDQAQGITSGGSGDCTTGGVTFFQPLNEVLEINDLTLVTTDGDDIGVPPARRCRWCRLG is encoded by the coding sequence ATGCGGCGCAGACACCTCGTCACCTCGATCGCGGTCACCGCCACCGCTGGCGCGTTAGTCGCGGTCACCCTCCCGGCCCTGGCCAGCACCGATCCCGACCGGTCGGGGCCGGAGCTGGACGCCGGGCCCGGAGCGGAGGCCGCCCCGCCGGGCATCGGGGACGAGATCGCGCCGGAGCTACTGGACGGGCTGCGACGTGATCTCGGCCTCAGCGAAGCGCAGGCGCTGGAACGACTGCGTACCGAGGCGTGGGCCAGCCAGACCTCGGCGGCGCTGCGTGAGCAGCTGGGCGAGCGTTACGCCGGAGCCTGGCTCAACGAGGGCGCCGAAGATCTCATGATCGGGGTGACTGACGCTGCCGCGGCCGACCAGGTCCGGGCCGCGGGCGCCGAACCAAAGCTGGTCGACCGCACCGAGCAGCAGCTGGCCAGCGCAAAGGCGACCCTGGACCAGCACTCGGATCAGGCCGCCGCGCCGATCGCCGGCTGGTACGTCAGCGCCTCGGACAACGCCCTGGTGGTGCTTACGCCGGACTGGGCGGAGCCGGCAGCCTGGGCCTTCGTGGACGACAGCGGGGTAGCCCGCGGCGGGGTCCGGGTCGAACACACCGACGAGGAACCACGGCTGCTCAACGACATCCGCGGCGGCGACGCCTACTTCATCAACGACGCCGCCCGGTGCTCGGTCGGCTTCTCGGTGGCCGGCGGCTTCGTCACTGCCGGCCACTGTGCCCTGGGCGGCGCGGCCACCACCGGATTCAACGGCGTACCGCAGGGCGAGTTCGTCGCCGCGTCCTTCCCCGGCGTCGGAGTCGGCGGCCCGGACGACTGGGGCGTCGTAGCGGTGAATCAGGACTGGGTCCCGCAGCCGGTGGTGAACGACTTCGCCGACGGCACCCTGCCGGTCGCCGGCTCGGATGAGGCCCCGGTAGGAGCCTCGGTATGCAAATACGGCTCCACCACCGGCGTTTCCTGCGGCATCATCCAGGCCAAAGACGCCACTGTAAACTATCCAGAAGGTACGGTCACCGGGATGACCCGGACCGACGCCTGCGCCGAGCCGGGCGACTCCGGCGGTGCGTGGCTCTCCGGCGACCAGGCCCAGGGCATCACCTCCGGTGGGTCGGGCGACTGCACCACCGGCGGGGTCACCTTCTTCCAGCCGCTCAACGAGGTACTGGAGATCAACGACCTCACCCTGGTCACCACCGATGGTGACGACATCGGCGTACCACCGGCCCGACGATGCCGGTGGTGCCGACTCGGGTGA
- a CDS encoding MMPL family transporter: MVRARWTVLAAALALLVVGATWGTGVFSQLTGGGFADPESESAQALERIGDEVGDQDTDLVVLYTSESLPIDDPAVAEPIIQTLDRLRAHPLVSSVASYYDSGAPQLLSQDRQSTYAAVILTPRDEDALLDAYRELQPLVAAPGVVTETGGLVAFFEQSSEQTEHDIVRAELISFPILLILLVLIFRGVVAAVAPLVIGALAILGAFVATRLLTLGYEVSIFAINIITVIGLGMAIDYGLLVVNRFREELAAGRGPADAVGRTLRTAGRAVMISGLTTMLALASMFIFPHVFLRSLAAGGIAAIAVAMLAALTVLPALLVVLGPKINAGRVRLPWRRRPAAGLTDRADVPGANQGGWARLSRSVMRRPVIYLVGVLAVLALLASPALRLEFGGFDERVLPEGAEARVVAERIAQEFPPGNGEPIQVLLSGASPAQAEGFAAEVAALPEVTEVAPAAQEGGSTLLAAGYAGAPTGEQAWQAVRAIRELPAPAGAEVLVGGRTAADLDLVDELLAGLPWMLLLMAGAIMVVLFLAFGSLVLPLATVGLNLLSIGAAIGVVVWGFQDGRLAGLLNFTDVGFVQPAMLLLMLAVLFGISTDYQVFLLSRVREEWDATGDNQASVAYGLQRTGRIITAAALLLIVVVGGFATGEMAFVKLLGIGMIVAIAVDATLVRALLMPALMRLFGRANWWLPGPLDRVYRRYGINPE; encoded by the coding sequence GTGGTTCGGGCGCGTTGGACGGTACTGGCCGCCGCGTTAGCGCTACTGGTGGTCGGCGCGACCTGGGGCACGGGCGTGTTCTCCCAGCTCACCGGCGGCGGCTTCGCCGACCCGGAGAGCGAATCCGCGCAGGCGCTGGAGCGGATCGGCGACGAGGTAGGTGATCAGGACACCGACCTGGTGGTGCTCTACACCAGCGAGTCCTTGCCGATCGACGACCCCGCCGTCGCGGAGCCGATCATCCAGACGCTGGACCGGCTGCGGGCACACCCGCTCGTCTCCAGTGTGGCGAGCTACTACGATTCCGGCGCACCACAGCTGCTCTCCCAGGATCGGCAGTCCACCTACGCCGCGGTCATCCTGACCCCACGGGACGAGGATGCGCTGCTCGACGCGTACCGCGAGCTCCAGCCATTGGTCGCCGCGCCGGGGGTGGTGACTGAGACCGGCGGTCTGGTCGCCTTCTTCGAGCAGTCGAGCGAGCAGACCGAGCACGACATCGTACGGGCAGAGTTGATCTCGTTCCCGATCCTGCTGATTCTGCTGGTGTTGATCTTCCGGGGCGTGGTGGCGGCGGTCGCGCCACTGGTGATCGGTGCCCTGGCGATTCTGGGTGCGTTCGTCGCTACCCGGCTGTTGACCCTCGGTTACGAGGTGTCGATCTTCGCGATCAACATCATCACGGTCATCGGCCTGGGGATGGCGATCGATTACGGGTTGTTGGTGGTGAACCGGTTCCGGGAGGAGTTGGCCGCCGGTCGGGGGCCAGCCGACGCGGTGGGGCGGACGCTGCGGACCGCGGGCCGGGCTGTGATGATCTCCGGACTGACGACCATGTTGGCGCTGGCGAGCATGTTCATCTTTCCGCATGTCTTCCTGCGGTCGCTGGCGGCGGGTGGCATCGCGGCGATCGCGGTAGCGATGCTGGCGGCGTTGACGGTGCTGCCGGCGCTGCTGGTGGTACTCGGTCCCAAGATCAATGCCGGTCGGGTACGCCTACCGTGGCGGCGGCGACCCGCGGCTGGCCTAACCGACCGCGCCGACGTGCCCGGCGCCAACCAGGGCGGTTGGGCGCGGCTGAGCCGCAGCGTCATGCGCCGCCCGGTCATCTACCTGGTCGGAGTTCTGGCGGTGTTGGCGCTGCTGGCAAGCCCCGCGCTGCGGCTGGAGTTCGGCGGCTTCGACGAGCGGGTGTTGCCGGAGGGAGCCGAGGCGAGAGTGGTCGCCGAGCGGATCGCCCAAGAGTTCCCACCGGGTAACGGTGAGCCGATCCAGGTCCTGCTCTCGGGGGCGTCGCCGGCGCAGGCCGAGGGGTTCGCCGCCGAGGTGGCGGCGCTGCCGGAGGTGACCGAGGTTGCGCCCGCCGCCCAGGAAGGTGGGTCCACCCTGTTGGCCGCGGGCTACGCCGGGGCGCCCACCGGCGAGCAGGCGTGGCAGGCGGTCCGGGCGATCCGGGAGCTGCCCGCCCCGGCCGGCGCTGAGGTGTTGGTCGGTGGGCGGACCGCGGCGGACCTGGACCTGGTGGACGAGCTGTTGGCGGGCCTGCCGTGGATGTTGCTGTTGATGGCCGGCGCGATCATGGTGGTGCTCTTCCTCGCCTTCGGTTCACTGGTGCTGCCGCTGGCGACGGTGGGGCTGAACCTGCTCTCGATCGGGGCGGCGATCGGGGTGGTGGTCTGGGGATTCCAGGATGGCCGGCTCGCCGGGCTGCTGAACTTCACCGATGTGGGTTTCGTCCAGCCGGCGATGCTGTTGTTGATGTTGGCTGTCCTGTTCGGCATCTCCACCGACTACCAGGTGTTTCTACTTTCGCGGGTGCGGGAGGAGTGGGATGCGACCGGCGACAATCAGGCGTCGGTGGCGTACGGACTGCAGCGTACCGGGCGGATCATCACCGCCGCGGCGCTGTTGTTGATCGTGGTGGTGGGCGGCTTCGCCACCGGCGAGATGGCCTTCGTCAAGCTGCTCGGGATCGGGATGATCGTCGCGATCGCGGTCGACGCCACGCTGGTGCGGGCGCTGCTGATGCCGGCGCTGATGCGGCTCTTCGGCCGGGCCAATTGGTGGCTCCCCGGCCCGCTGGACCGGGTCTACCGCCGCTACGGCATCAACCCCGAGTAG